In a single window of the Phaeobacter sp. G2 genome:
- the ftsW gene encoding putative lipid II flippase FtsW, with translation MTEMVYGAVPVPTGEPILPKWWRTLDKWSMSCILTLFVLGLLLGLAASVPLAERNGFDNFHYVQRQAIYGVTALMAMILTSMMSPQLVRRLAVVGFACAFLALALLPILGTDFGKGAVRWYSLGFASLQPSEFLKPGFVVVAAWMISSSQQINGPPGTLISFGICMAVVMMLVLQPDFGQACLILFGWGVMYFVAGAPMLLLVGMACVVVLGGVFAYSSSEHFARRIDGFLNPEIDPTTQMGYATNAIREGGLFGVGVGEGQVKWSLPDAHTDFIVAVAAEEYGLILVLVLIGLYAMVVVRSLFRLMRERDTFIRLAGTGLVCMFGVQAMINMGVAVRLLPAKGMTLPFVSYGGSSLIAGGIALGMLLSFTRARPQGEIADFLRGRGRG, from the coding sequence ATGACTGAGATGGTCTATGGAGCGGTTCCTGTACCCACAGGTGAACCGATCCTTCCGAAATGGTGGCGGACGTTGGACAAATGGTCCATGTCCTGCATTCTGACGCTCTTTGTGCTGGGATTGCTTTTAGGCTTGGCGGCCTCGGTGCCTTTGGCCGAGCGCAACGGGTTTGACAATTTCCACTATGTGCAGCGGCAGGCCATCTATGGCGTCACGGCGCTGATGGCAATGATCCTGACCTCGATGATGTCGCCGCAATTGGTGCGGCGTTTGGCTGTTGTTGGCTTTGCCTGTGCCTTTCTGGCCCTGGCGCTGCTGCCCATTCTGGGGACAGACTTTGGCAAGGGGGCTGTGCGCTGGTATTCGTTGGGCTTTGCCTCGTTGCAGCCTTCTGAGTTTCTCAAGCCCGGTTTTGTTGTGGTTGCGGCCTGGATGATATCTTCCAGTCAGCAGATCAATGGACCACCCGGAACCTTGATCTCCTTTGGGATCTGTATGGCGGTGGTGATGATGTTGGTGTTGCAGCCTGATTTTGGCCAGGCCTGTCTGATCCTGTTTGGCTGGGGGGTGATGTATTTTGTCGCCGGTGCCCCGATGCTGCTGTTGGTCGGAATGGCCTGTGTTGTGGTGTTGGGCGGAGTTTTTGCCTATTCTAGCTCCGAGCATTTTGCCCGCCGTATCGACGGGTTCCTGAACCCCGAAATCGACCCCACCACCCAGATGGGCTATGCCACCAATGCGATCCGCGAAGGCGGGTTGTTTGGGGTTGGTGTCGGCGAGGGCCAGGTGAAATGGTCGCTGCCAGATGCCCATACGGATTTCATCGTGGCGGTCGCCGCCGAAGAATATGGCCTGATCCTGGTTTTGGTGCTGATTGGTTTGTACGCCATGGTCGTGGTGCGCTCCCTGTTTCGACTGATGCGCGAGCGCGATACCTTTATTCGGCTGGCGGGTACTGGTCTGGTTTGCATGTTTGGGGTGCAGGCGATGATCAATATGGGGGTGGCTGTGCGCCTGCTTCCAGCCAAAGGTATGACGCTGCCCTTTGTCAGCTACGGCGGGTCTTCGCTGATTGCCGGCGGGATCGCGTTGGGGATGCTCTTGTCTTTTACCCGCGCAAGGCCGCAGGGTGAGATCGCCGATTTCCTGCGTGGTCGCGGGCGCGGCTGA
- a CDS encoding UDP-N-acetylglucosamine--N-acetylmuramyl-(pentapeptide) pyrophosphoryl-undecaprenol N-acetylglucosamine transferase yields MTQKLLLMAAGGTGGHMFPAQALAEAMLRRGWRVKLSTDARGARYTGGFPHTTEITQVSSATFARGGLLAKAMVAPKIAGGILSMAWQMRRDRPDAVVGFGGYPSIPALGAATLLKLPRMIHEQNGVLGRVNQLFSTRVAGVACGTWPTDLPDTVPHEHVGNPVRAAVMERAGAGYIEPGAYPMSILVMGGSQGARILSDVVPAAIAALPQEIRQFLRVSHQARDEDMERVSTFYAEQGISADVQPFFSDVPARMSEAQLVISRAGASSVADISVIGRPAILVPYAAATGDHQTANARGLVDAGGAILIPESALDARALSAQIEAVLSNPQAAMQMSLAALSAGVPDATDRLVALVEQLAEEGK; encoded by the coding sequence ATGACACAGAAACTGCTCTTGATGGCGGCCGGTGGCACCGGTGGGCATATGTTTCCTGCCCAGGCCCTGGCTGAGGCGATGCTGCGCAGGGGGTGGCGGGTAAAGCTGTCGACCGATGCGCGCGGCGCACGCTACACGGGCGGCTTTCCCCATACCACCGAAATCACGCAGGTATCCTCGGCCACTTTTGCCCGTGGCGGGCTGCTGGCCAAGGCCATGGTGGCCCCCAAGATTGCCGGAGGCATTTTGTCGATGGCCTGGCAGATGCGCCGCGATCGCCCGGATGCGGTGGTCGGCTTTGGTGGCTATCCGTCAATTCCGGCTCTGGGCGCGGCGACGCTGCTGAAACTTCCCCGGATGATCCACGAACAAAACGGCGTGCTGGGGCGGGTAAACCAGCTGTTTTCAACACGGGTGGCCGGGGTTGCATGTGGCACCTGGCCCACCGATCTGCCGGATACTGTGCCCCATGAACATGTGGGCAACCCTGTGCGCGCCGCGGTGATGGAGCGGGCAGGGGCCGGCTATATCGAGCCAGGCGCCTACCCGATGTCGATCCTGGTGATGGGCGGCAGTCAGGGTGCACGCATCCTGTCGGATGTGGTGCCTGCGGCCATTGCCGCGCTGCCGCAAGAGATCCGCCAATTTTTGCGCGTCTCGCATCAGGCCCGCGATGAGGACATGGAACGTGTCAGCACCTTTTACGCCGAACAGGGAATTTCAGCGGATGTACAGCCGTTCTTTAGTGACGTGCCTGCGCGCATGTCCGAAGCACAGCTGGTGATCTCGCGCGCCGGGGCCTCATCGGTGGCGGATATATCTGTGATTGGCCGCCCCGCCATTTTGGTGCCCTATGCGGCGGCGACCGGTGATCATCAAACCGCCAATGCCCGTGGGCTGGTGGATGCCGGTGGCGCTATTTTGATCCCCGAAAGCGCCCTTGACGCGCGGGCGCTGAGCGCGCAAATCGAGGCAGTTTTGAGCAACCCGCAGGCGGCGATGCAAATGTCGCTTGCAGCATTAAGCGCCGGTGTTCCCGATGCCACCGACAGATTGGTGGCTCTGGTCGAGCAACTGGCCGAGGAAGGAAAATGA
- the murC gene encoding UDP-N-acetylmuramate--L-alanine ligase — protein MTPATKLPGDVGPIHFVGIGGIGMSGIAEVLLNLGYVVQGSDLKASKITQRLEKLGALVFVGQKAENLAEAEVVVISSAIKPGNPELDEARRRGLPVVRRAEMLAELMRLKSNIAIGGTHGKTTTTTMMAELMVAGKFDPTVVNGGIIHAYGSNARMGQGEWMVVEADESDGTFNRLPATIAVVTNIDPEHMEHWGDFDTLRDGFHEFVSNIPFYGVAVCCTDHAEVQALVGRITDRRVVTYGFNAQADVRATNLTYKAGVAHFDIHLQAEGQVIEGCSLPMPGDHNVSNALSAVAVARHLGMNTSEIREALAAFGGVNRRFTKVGEVNGVTIIDDYGHHPVEIAAVLRAARQAIADTPGARVIAVHQPHRYSRLSDLFEDFCACFNEADVVAIAEVFAAGEDPIPGASRDDLVAGMIRHGHRHARALLDEDDLERLVREQARPGDMVVCLGAGTISTWANGLPERLSRS, from the coding sequence ATGACCCCAGCAACCAAACTGCCCGGTGACGTTGGCCCCATCCATTTTGTTGGTATCGGTGGCATTGGCATGTCCGGTATTGCTGAGGTTCTATTGAACCTGGGCTATGTGGTGCAGGGCTCTGATCTGAAGGCCTCCAAGATTACCCAGCGGCTGGAAAAGCTGGGCGCCCTGGTTTTTGTCGGGCAAAAGGCGGAAAACCTGGCCGAGGCTGAGGTGGTGGTGATTTCCTCTGCCATCAAACCCGGCAACCCCGAGCTGGACGAGGCCCGCCGTCGTGGTCTGCCGGTGGTGCGCCGCGCCGAGATGTTGGCAGAGCTGATGCGGCTGAAATCCAATATCGCCATTGGCGGCACCCATGGCAAAACCACCACCACAACCATGATGGCCGAACTGATGGTGGCTGGCAAATTTGACCCCACCGTTGTCAATGGCGGCATCATCCACGCCTATGGGTCCAACGCCCGCATGGGGCAGGGCGAATGGATGGTGGTGGAAGCGGATGAAAGCGACGGCACCTTCAACCGTCTGCCCGCCACCATTGCTGTGGTCACCAATATCGACCCCGAACATATGGAACACTGGGGTGATTTTGACACCCTGCGCGATGGCTTTCATGAGTTTGTCTCCAATATCCCGTTTTACGGCGTGGCGGTTTGCTGCACCGATCACGCCGAGGTGCAGGCCCTGGTGGGCCGGATCACCGATCGCCGGGTTGTCACCTATGGGTTCAACGCCCAGGCCGATGTGCGGGCCACCAACCTGACCTATAAGGCGGGGGTGGCGCATTTTGACATTCATCTGCAGGCCGAGGGTCAGGTGATCGAAGGCTGTAGCCTGCCAATGCCAGGCGATCACAATGTCTCCAACGCGCTGTCAGCGGTGGCTGTGGCGCGGCATCTGGGCATGAACACCAGCGAAATCCGCGAGGCCCTGGCTGCCTTTGGCGGTGTCAATCGCCGCTTTACCAAGGTGGGCGAAGTGAATGGCGTCACCATCATTGATGACTATGGCCATCACCCGGTCGAAATCGCAGCTGTGCTCCGGGCGGCGCGTCAGGCCATTGCCGATACGCCGGGCGCGCGGGTCATTGCGGTGCATCAGCCCCATCGCTATTCGCGCCTGTCGGATCTGTTTGAGGATTTCTGCGCCTGTTTCAACGAAGCAGACGTGGTTGCCATCGCCGAGGTCTTTGCCGCGGGTGAAGATCCAATCCCCGGCGCCAGCCGCGATGATCTGGTTGCCGGCATGATCCGCCACGGCCACCGTCACGCCCGTGCCTTGCTGGATGAGGACGATCTGGAACGGCTGGTGCGCGAACAGGCCCGCCCCGGCGATATGGTGGTTTGCCTGGGGGCCGGGACGATCAGCACCTGGGCCAATGGTCTGCCTGAGCGATTGAGCCGCAGCTGA
- a CDS encoding amino acid permease: MSQQLKRRIGLGLLTAYGIGVMVGAGIYVLVGAVAAEAGVLAPLAFLLAGLIAAPTALSYAEFSSRLPEAAGEAAYVGQGFNSKFFAIFVGLAVVVAGTVSAGAVLRGGAGYFAAATGIDAELAIIGMGVALVLVAIIGVLESFALVAVFTLIEVLGLALVVWAGFSTSASPDWNAALPLAEMITTPGLATGIAFGAVLAFFAFIGFEDIVNMAEEVRNPTRILPQAIVISLAVTSVIYALVCWAAVRTVPLDALASSDSPLALVWQQSQGGNARFLSAIAVFAALNGVLAQIVMASRVLYGLGGRTTWLAAFRHAHPRFGTPVRATVLIGLAVLVAAYWLPVAQLASVTSATLLSVFVLVNLALILQKRRQPEAPFQVPFAVPVVGLILSLLALATAVGGWM, from the coding sequence ATGAGCCAGCAGCTGAAGCGCCGTATCGGACTAGGTCTTTTGACTGCCTATGGTATCGGCGTCATGGTGGGGGCGGGGATCTATGTATTGGTGGGGGCAGTGGCTGCCGAGGCCGGGGTGCTGGCGCCGCTGGCCTTTTTGCTTGCCGGGCTGATCGCGGCGCCAACGGCGCTGTCTTATGCTGAATTCTCCTCTCGCCTGCCCGAGGCCGCAGGCGAGGCCGCCTATGTCGGCCAGGGGTTCAACTCCAAGTTCTTTGCTATCTTTGTCGGGCTGGCGGTGGTGGTTGCCGGCACGGTGTCAGCCGGGGCTGTCCTGCGCGGCGGGGCTGGCTATTTTGCTGCTGCCACCGGGATAGATGCTGAGCTTGCCATCATTGGCATGGGGGTGGCCCTGGTTCTGGTCGCCATTATCGGTGTGCTGGAAAGCTTTGCGCTTGTGGCGGTCTTTACGCTGATCGAGGTGCTGGGCCTGGCCCTGGTGGTTTGGGCTGGGTTTTCCACCTCGGCCAGCCCCGACTGGAACGCGGCCTTGCCGCTGGCCGAGATGATCACGACGCCGGGACTGGCCACAGGGATTGCCTTTGGTGCGGTTTTGGCTTTCTTTGCCTTTATTGGCTTTGAAGACATTGTAAACATGGCAGAAGAGGTGCGAAATCCAACCCGCATTCTGCCCCAGGCTATTGTCATTTCCCTGGCTGTAACCTCGGTGATCTACGCACTGGTCTGTTGGGCCGCGGTTCGAACGGTGCCGCTGGACGCGCTGGCAAGCTCCGATAGCCCGCTGGCGCTGGTCTGGCAGCAGTCGCAGGGTGGCAATGCACGGTTCTTATCGGCGATTGCGGTCTTTGCGGCGCTCAATGGTGTGCTGGCCCAGATCGTCATGGCCTCGCGGGTGCTATACGGATTGGGAGGCAGGACCACCTGGCTGGCGGCGTTTCGTCATGCGCATCCGCGTTTTGGCACCCCGGTGCGCGCCACCGTACTGATTGGTTTGGCGGTTCTTGTCGCTGCCTATTGGCTACCGGTTGCGCAGCTGGCGAGTGTTACATCCGCCACGCTTTTGTCTGTTTTTGTGCTGGTGAACCTGGCCCTGATCCTGCAAAAACGCCGCCAGCCAGAGGCGCCTTTTCAGGTGCCCTTTGCAGTTCCTGTGGTGGGTCTGATCCTATCGCTACTGGCGCTGGCCACCGCAGTAGGCGGGTGGATGTGA